One genomic region from Jiangella sp. DSM 45060 encodes:
- a CDS encoding FAD-dependent oxidoreductase has protein sequence MDHEAEVLVVGGGLGGVAAALAALRLGRTVVLTEESPWLGGQLTSQAVPPDENAWVETFGAPASYRRLRTEIRELYRRHYPLTESARASAALSPGDGRVSPLCHEPKVALAAIGAMLAPYRANRRLTVLTGARPTAAEVDGDTVTAVRFERDGDDVAVRAPYVLDATELGDVVELSGAESVIGAESRERTGELHALPGPAQPLDQQSFTWCFAMDYREGEDWTIDRPDDYEFWRDLAPAYWPGPLLSWTDVRPDSLAVRTHPLFTDAETPTGGHGIDRWTFRRILSARTFTPGFLASDVTLVNWPQNDYVLGPLVGVDPAERQRHLGAARQLSRSLLFWMQTEAPRHDGGTGYPGLRPRGDLLRDGGADDAGLALRPYVRESRRIAGELTVVEEHIGVEARRAAGLPAGSEVFPDSVGIGCYRIDLHPSTGAGHPRSYVDIACHPFQVPLGALLPVRMDNLIAAAKNIATTHITNGGYRLHPVEWTIGEAAGALAAYALTTGLPPRAVRAKSDVLAEFQRLLTGVLGAELAWPERIRTRTV, from the coding sequence GTGGACCACGAGGCGGAGGTGCTCGTCGTCGGTGGCGGGCTGGGCGGTGTCGCCGCGGCGCTCGCGGCCCTGCGCCTGGGCCGTACGGTGGTCCTCACCGAGGAGTCGCCGTGGCTCGGCGGTCAGCTCACCTCGCAGGCGGTCCCACCCGACGAGAACGCCTGGGTCGAGACGTTCGGCGCGCCCGCGAGCTACCGCCGCCTGCGCACCGAGATCCGCGAGCTGTACCGGCGCCACTACCCGCTGACGGAGTCCGCCCGGGCGTCCGCCGCGCTCAGTCCCGGCGACGGCCGCGTCAGCCCGCTGTGTCACGAACCCAAGGTCGCGCTGGCCGCCATCGGCGCGATGCTGGCGCCGTACCGGGCGAACCGCCGGCTCACCGTGTTGACCGGCGCCCGGCCCACGGCGGCCGAGGTCGACGGCGACACCGTCACCGCGGTCCGGTTCGAGCGCGACGGCGACGACGTCGCCGTCCGCGCGCCCTACGTCCTGGACGCGACCGAGCTGGGCGACGTCGTCGAGCTGTCCGGCGCCGAGTCGGTCATCGGCGCGGAGAGCCGGGAGCGGACCGGCGAGCTGCACGCGCTGCCCGGCCCGGCGCAGCCGCTGGACCAGCAGTCGTTCACCTGGTGCTTCGCCATGGACTACCGCGAGGGCGAGGACTGGACCATCGACCGCCCGGACGACTACGAGTTCTGGCGCGACCTCGCACCCGCCTACTGGCCGGGACCGCTGCTGTCCTGGACCGACGTGCGGCCGGACTCGCTGGCCGTCCGCACCCACCCGCTGTTCACCGACGCCGAGACGCCCACCGGCGGGCACGGCATCGACCGCTGGACCTTCCGTCGCATCCTCAGCGCCCGCACGTTCACACCCGGCTTCCTGGCCAGCGACGTCACCCTCGTCAACTGGCCGCAGAACGACTACGTCCTCGGCCCGCTCGTCGGCGTCGACCCGGCCGAGCGGCAGCGACATCTCGGCGCCGCCCGGCAGCTGAGCCGGTCGCTGCTCTTCTGGATGCAGACCGAGGCGCCCCGGCACGACGGCGGCACCGGCTACCCCGGGCTGCGTCCGCGCGGCGACCTGCTGCGCGACGGCGGCGCCGACGACGCCGGGCTGGCGCTGCGCCCGTACGTCCGCGAGTCGCGGCGCATCGCCGGCGAGCTCACCGTCGTCGAGGAGCACATCGGTGTCGAGGCGCGCCGGGCCGCCGGGCTGCCGGCCGGCTCGGAGGTGTTCCCCGACTCCGTCGGCATCGGCTGCTACCGCATCGACCTGCACCCCAGCACCGGCGCCGGCCACCCGCGCAGCTACGTCGACATCGCCTGCCACCCCTTCCAGGTGCCGCTCGGCGCGCTGCTCCCCGTCCGCATGGACAACCTGATCGCCGCCGCGAAGAACATCGCCACCACCCACATCACCAACGGCGGATACCGGCTGCACCCGGTCGAGTGGACCATCGGCGAGGCGGCCGGCGCGCTGGCCGCGTACGCCCTCACCACCGGTCTGCCGCCGCGTGCGGTCCGGGCGAAGAGCGACGTGCTGGCGGAGTTCCAGCGCCTGCTCACCGGCGTGCTCGGCGCCGAACTCGCCTGGCCCGAGCGCATCCGCACCCGCACGGTCTGA
- a CDS encoding right-handed parallel beta-helix repeat-containing protein — MTRRTLLTMAAAIPLFHGATKLSVAAADADPAAGVVKASDFGFDPADSTAALTAALDSGADVVVIDNVGQDWITGPLWINRDDLTVILEDGVTVRGKAAAFPDKRDGIWRIHGRRGVKLIGYGATCVMNKPEYTGEWRAIVRMGTSEDILVEGLVLRGAPGDGVITGAGSTNITIRNVVCDDNKRNAISVIYADGLLIEGCALINTAGTLPQAGIDLEPDTSTQLIKDVVIRDCVFAGNETYSFAINLMRYTAQSVPPTMLVERCYMGPTADAVVHVQPATRGPVGGSFVFRDCVFDAGDSPGTVNVYGQRGYDSTQTRFERVAFTALRDTPRTDPYVKVWSGLVNVLPEYGNVGFTDCVVLGDLDGPFLAGMEGAGDPMLCNVQGTIWAVRPQQPIIETTGASKDVDLDIRPIDGAATVVVTSDRRWVRAGETATVTVRRLGDDLAAPLALHYDLTGTARHRVDYDGLPGVAVIAPGQRAVTIPVRARDTAATTPRDLTLTLRPLPGTTVAGRDAVTVRVAG, encoded by the coding sequence ATGACCCGCCGCACCCTGCTCACCATGGCCGCCGCGATCCCGCTGTTCCACGGCGCGACGAAGCTCAGCGTCGCGGCCGCGGACGCCGACCCGGCCGCCGGCGTCGTCAAGGCCTCCGACTTCGGCTTCGACCCGGCCGACTCCACGGCGGCGCTGACGGCGGCCCTGGACAGCGGCGCCGACGTCGTCGTCATCGACAACGTCGGTCAGGACTGGATCACCGGCCCGCTGTGGATCAACCGCGACGACCTCACCGTCATCCTGGAGGACGGTGTCACCGTGCGCGGCAAGGCGGCCGCGTTCCCGGACAAGCGCGACGGCATCTGGCGCATCCACGGCCGGCGGGGCGTCAAGCTGATCGGCTACGGCGCCACCTGCGTCATGAACAAGCCCGAGTACACCGGCGAGTGGCGCGCGATCGTGCGCATGGGCACCAGCGAGGACATCCTCGTCGAGGGCCTGGTGCTACGGGGTGCGCCCGGCGACGGCGTCATCACCGGCGCGGGTTCGACGAACATCACCATCCGCAACGTGGTCTGCGACGACAACAAGCGCAACGCCATCAGCGTCATCTACGCCGACGGCCTGCTGATCGAGGGCTGCGCCCTGATCAACACAGCGGGGACGCTGCCGCAGGCCGGCATCGACCTCGAGCCGGACACGTCGACGCAGCTGATCAAGGACGTCGTCATCCGCGACTGCGTCTTCGCCGGCAACGAGACCTACAGCTTCGCGATCAACCTGATGCGGTACACCGCCCAGAGCGTGCCGCCGACGATGCTCGTGGAGCGGTGCTACATGGGACCGACGGCCGACGCCGTCGTCCACGTCCAGCCGGCCACCCGCGGCCCCGTCGGCGGGTCGTTCGTCTTCCGCGACTGCGTCTTCGACGCCGGGGACTCGCCGGGCACGGTCAACGTCTACGGCCAGCGCGGCTACGACAGCACACAGACCCGGTTCGAGCGGGTGGCGTTCACCGCGCTGCGCGACACCCCGCGCACCGACCCGTACGTCAAGGTCTGGTCCGGCCTGGTCAACGTCCTCCCGGAGTACGGCAACGTCGGGTTCACCGACTGCGTCGTACTCGGCGACCTCGACGGCCCGTTCCTGGCCGGCATGGAGGGCGCCGGCGACCCGATGCTGTGCAACGTCCAGGGCACCATCTGGGCGGTCCGGCCGCAGCAGCCGATCATCGAGACCACGGGCGCGAGCAAGGACGTCGACCTGGACATCCGGCCGATCGACGGCGCCGCCACCGTCGTCGTCACCAGCGACCGGCGCTGGGTGCGCGCCGGCGAGACCGCCACCGTCACCGTCCGCCGGCTCGGCGACGACCTCGCCGCGCCGCTCGCGCTGCACTACGACCTGACCGGGACCGCCCGGCACCGGGTCGACTACGACGGCCTGCCCGGCGTCGCCGTCATCGCGCCCGGGCAGCGCGCCGTCACCATCCCCGTCCGCGCCCGCGACACCGCCGCCACCACTCCACGCGACCTGACGCTGACGCTGCGTCCGCTGCCCGGCACGACCGTCGCCGGCCGCGACGCCGTCACGGTGCGCGTCGCCGGCTGA
- the ngcE gene encoding N-acetylglucosamine/diacetylchitobiose ABC transporter substrate-binding protein, with protein MTHQPRALSRRTLLGLGAGLGALAGTGFLSACATSSSTRDGSASASPRATGDADNPLGVPTDLPLEAVVFKGGYGDQYVIDAEAIYQQRFPQAEIQHTGAQELAKLLQPRFVSGDVPDMICNAGAGALPLAPLVENGQLTDLTPLLDAPAEGGDGKTVRETLLPGVVEQGTFGGVPYALNYTFTVHGLYYSSSLFEQHGWSYPSTWAEMLDLCQEIKDSTGMAPWTYQGKNPGYILTPLVMMAIKAGGRDLIDALDNLDPDSWTSEPMLESARAMHQLVERDFIMQGTSGLTHIQAQTYWANGEAAFIPCGSWLESELGDVTPEGFDMVIASPPSLTDDDAMPQAAIRGMGNEPFMVPAQAKNPYGGMELLRIMISPTSSQNFTRQTQTLTSLAEYDPQSAGTGLTSVRDALSASGDDTFLWRYGTWYSPLQTEAANATSALMTGEIDPDEWAQRCQAAADAVREDDSIEKHGDQ; from the coding sequence ATGACCCACCAGCCCCGCGCCCTGAGCCGGCGCACCCTCCTGGGCCTGGGCGCCGGACTCGGCGCCCTGGCCGGCACCGGGTTCCTGTCCGCGTGCGCGACGTCGTCGTCCACCCGCGACGGCTCAGCGTCCGCCAGCCCGCGCGCCACCGGCGACGCGGACAACCCGCTCGGCGTCCCGACCGACCTGCCTCTGGAGGCCGTCGTCTTCAAGGGCGGCTACGGCGACCAGTACGTCATCGACGCCGAGGCCATCTACCAGCAGCGCTTCCCGCAGGCCGAGATCCAGCACACCGGTGCCCAGGAGCTGGCCAAGCTGCTGCAGCCACGGTTCGTCTCCGGCGACGTCCCGGACATGATCTGCAATGCCGGCGCCGGCGCGCTGCCGCTCGCCCCGCTGGTCGAGAACGGCCAGCTGACCGACCTGACGCCGCTCCTCGACGCCCCCGCCGAGGGCGGCGACGGCAAGACCGTCCGCGAGACCCTGCTGCCGGGCGTCGTCGAGCAGGGCACGTTCGGCGGCGTGCCGTACGCGCTCAACTACACCTTCACGGTGCATGGCCTGTACTACAGCAGCTCGCTGTTCGAGCAGCACGGCTGGAGCTACCCGTCGACGTGGGCGGAGATGCTCGACCTGTGCCAGGAGATCAAGGACTCCACCGGCATGGCGCCCTGGACCTACCAGGGCAAGAACCCCGGTTACATCCTGACGCCACTGGTCATGATGGCGATCAAGGCCGGCGGCCGGGACCTCATCGACGCGCTGGACAATCTCGACCCGGACAGCTGGACCAGCGAGCCGATGCTCGAGTCGGCCCGGGCGATGCACCAGCTGGTGGAGCGCGACTTCATCATGCAGGGCACCTCCGGCCTCACCCACATCCAGGCGCAGACCTACTGGGCCAACGGCGAGGCGGCGTTCATCCCGTGCGGATCGTGGCTGGAGAGCGAGCTGGGCGACGTCACGCCCGAAGGCTTCGACATGGTCATCGCCTCGCCTCCGTCGCTGACCGACGACGACGCGATGCCGCAGGCAGCCATCCGCGGCATGGGCAACGAGCCGTTCATGGTCCCGGCGCAGGCGAAGAACCCCTACGGCGGCATGGAGCTGCTGCGCATCATGATCTCGCCGACGTCGTCGCAGAACTTCACCCGGCAGACCCAGACGCTGACCAGCCTCGCCGAGTACGACCCGCAGTCGGCCGGCACCGGCCTCACCTCGGTGCGAGACGCCCTGTCGGCGTCCGGCGACGACACGTTCCTGTGGCGCTACGGCACCTGGTACTCGCCGCTGCAGACCGAGGCGGCCAACGCCACCAGCGCGCTGATGACCGGCGAGATCGACCCGGACGAGTGGGCCCAACGCTGCCAGGCCGCCGCCGACGCCGTCCGGGAGGACGACTCGATCGAGAAGCACGGGGATCAGTGA